A region from the Diorhabda sublineata isolate icDioSubl1.1 chromosome X, icDioSubl1.1, whole genome shotgun sequence genome encodes:
- the LOC130451346 gene encoding polyadenylate-binding protein 4-like isoform X2, translating into MNPGAPNYPMASLYVGDLHSDITEAMLFEKFSSAGPVLSIRVCRDLITRRSLGYAYVNFQQPGDAERALDTMNFDLIKGRPIRIMWSQRDPSLRKSGVGNVFIKNLDRSIDNKAMYDTFSAFGNILSCKVAQDENSASKGYGFVHFETEESANKSIEKVNGMLLNGKKVYVGRFIPRKEREKELGEKAKLFTNVYVKNFGEDLSEEELRSMFEKYGKITSSKIMSKDDGKSKGFGFVAFESTEAAETAVDALNGKELIEGKILYVGRAQKKTERQQELKRRFEALKMERLNRYQGVNLYVKNLDDTIDDERLRKEFAPFGTITSAKVMLEEGRSKGFGFVCFSSPEEATKAVTEMNGRIVGTKPLYVALAQRKEDRKAHLTSQYMQRMANMRMHQMGQFIQPGASSGYFVPTVPTNQRFYGPAQMTQIRASPRWPAQTPIRPSNQGGASPYTGMPNTYRPAARPPNQSTAIRNNINVPRPITGQQPPSVGNTPGNRTANFKYTSSIRNPPQGINLQGPSTPVQAVLIQGQEPLTTTMLASAPPQEQKQMLGERLYPLIHTMYSDLAGKITGMLLEIDNPELLHMLEHQELLKNKVEEAVAVLEAHQAKQTTAPIKKD; encoded by the exons ATGAATCCAGGCGCTCCTAATTACCCCATGGCGTCTTTGTACGTCGGGGATTTGCATTCTGATATTACTGAAGCCatgctttttgaaaaattttcatcagcTGGTCCCGTTCTCTCAATTCGCGTTTGCAGAGACTTGATTACTCGTAGATCTTTAGGTTATGCTTATGTGAACTTCCAGCAACCTGGTGATG cgGAGCGCGCTCTGGATACTATGAATTTTGACTTGATAAAAGGCAGACCAATTCGCATTATGTGGTCCCAACGAGACCCTTCCTTGCGAAAATCTGGCGttggaaatgtttttattaaaaatctagACCGCTCTATTGATAATAAAGCGATGTACGATACTTTTTCAGCATTTGGCAATATCCTCAGCTGTAAAGTGGCTCAGGATGAAAACAGCGCGAGTAAAGGCTACGGATTCGTTCACTTTGAAACCGAAGAATCTGCAAACAAGTCCATTGAAAAAGTAAATGGTATGTTGCTGAATGGTAAGAAAGTATATGTAGGCCGATTCATTCCCCGCAAAGAAAGAGAAAAGGAACTTGGGGAGAAAGCAAAATTGTTTACTAACGTTTATGTTAAGAACTTTGGGGAAGATTTATCTGAAGAAGAATTGCGTTctatgtttgaaaaatatggtaaaataaCGAGCTCTAAAATAATGAGTAAAGATGATGGCAAATCAAAAGGATTTGGTTTTGTTGCATTTGAAAGTACAGAAGCAGCAGAAACTGCAGTTGATGCCTTAAATG gtaaGGAGCTGATAgaaggaaaaattttatatgtcGGAAGGGCTCAAAAGAAAACTGAGCGACAACAAGAATTGAAACGTCGTTTTGAAGCTTTGAAAATGGAGAGACTCAATCGGTACCAGGGTGTAAATCTCTACGTTAAAAACTTGGATGATACTATCGACGATGAACGCCTTCGCAAAGAATTTGCACCATTTGGAACCATAACTTCAGCAAAAGTAATGTTGGAAGAAGGCAGAAGTAAAGGTTTTGGTTTCGTATGCTTCTCCTCTCCAGAAGAAGCTACAAAAGCGGTAACTGAAATGAACGGTAGAATCGTCGGTACCAAACCTTTGTATGTTGCCTTAGCTCAGCGCAAAGAAGATCGTAAAGCCCATTTAACTTCTCAATACATGCAACGTATGGCAAATATGCGAATGCACCAGATGGGTCAATTCATTCAACCGGGAGCGTCCAGCGGTTACTTTGTTCCTACTGTTCCAACCAACCAGCGCTTCTATGGACCAGCACAAATGACTCAAATTCGAGCTAGCCCCAGATGGCCCGCTCAAACACCCATAAGACCAAGTAATCAAGGTGGAGCTTCACCATATACTGGAATGCCTAATACATACAGACCTGCTGCTCGTCCACCAAATCAATCCACAGCAATACGCAACAACATCAACGTACCTAGACCTATCACTGGACAACAACCACCAA GCGTTGGAAACACACCTGGCAATCGAACAGCAAACTTCAAGTACACTTCCAGTATAAGAAACCCGCCACAAGGGATAAATCTACAAGGACCATCCACACCTGTGCAAGCTGTACTTATCCAGGGTCAGGAACCACTTACTACCACCATGTTGGCCTCTGCTCCACCACAAGAACAGAAGCAAATGTTGGGGGAGAGATTGTATCCGCTTATTCACACTATGTATTCTGATTTGGCAG GTAAAATAACTGGTATGTTGCTGGAGATTGATAATCCCGAACTGTTACACATGCTGGAACATCAGGAGTTATTGAAGAACAAAGTGGAAGAAGCAGTCGCTGTTTTAGAGGCCCATCAAGCCAAACAAACCACAGCCCCAATTAAAAAAGATTAA
- the LOC130451346 gene encoding polyadenylate-binding protein 4-like isoform X1: protein MNPGAPNYPMASLYVGDLHSDITEAMLFEKFSSAGPVLSIRVCRDLITRRSLGYAYVNFQQPGDAERALDTMNFDLIKGRPIRIMWSQRDPSLRKSGVGNVFIKNLDRSIDNKAMYDTFSAFGNILSCKVAQDENSASKGYGFVHFETEESANKSIEKVNGMLLNGKKVYVGRFIPRKEREKELGEKAKLFTNVYVKNFGEDLSEEELRSMFEKYGKITSSKIMSKDDGKSKGFGFVAFESTEAAETAVDALNGKELIEGKILYVGRAQKKTERQQELKRRFEALKMERLNRYQGVNLYVKNLDDTIDDERLRKEFAPFGTITSAKVMLEEGRSKGFGFVCFSSPEEATKAVTEMNGRIVGTKPLYVALAQRKEDRKAHLTSQYMQRMANMRMHQMGQFIQPGASSGYFVPTVPTNQRFYGPAQMTQIRASPRWPAQTPIRPSNQGGASPYTGMPNTYRPAARPPNQSTAIRNNINVPRPITGQQPPSMQSRPLVGQGVGNTPGNRTANFKYTSSIRNPPQGINLQGPSTPVQAVLIQGQEPLTTTMLASAPPQEQKQMLGERLYPLIHTMYSDLAGKITGMLLEIDNPELLHMLEHQELLKNKVEEAVAVLEAHQAKQTTAPIKKD from the exons ATGAATCCAGGCGCTCCTAATTACCCCATGGCGTCTTTGTACGTCGGGGATTTGCATTCTGATATTACTGAAGCCatgctttttgaaaaattttcatcagcTGGTCCCGTTCTCTCAATTCGCGTTTGCAGAGACTTGATTACTCGTAGATCTTTAGGTTATGCTTATGTGAACTTCCAGCAACCTGGTGATG cgGAGCGCGCTCTGGATACTATGAATTTTGACTTGATAAAAGGCAGACCAATTCGCATTATGTGGTCCCAACGAGACCCTTCCTTGCGAAAATCTGGCGttggaaatgtttttattaaaaatctagACCGCTCTATTGATAATAAAGCGATGTACGATACTTTTTCAGCATTTGGCAATATCCTCAGCTGTAAAGTGGCTCAGGATGAAAACAGCGCGAGTAAAGGCTACGGATTCGTTCACTTTGAAACCGAAGAATCTGCAAACAAGTCCATTGAAAAAGTAAATGGTATGTTGCTGAATGGTAAGAAAGTATATGTAGGCCGATTCATTCCCCGCAAAGAAAGAGAAAAGGAACTTGGGGAGAAAGCAAAATTGTTTACTAACGTTTATGTTAAGAACTTTGGGGAAGATTTATCTGAAGAAGAATTGCGTTctatgtttgaaaaatatggtaaaataaCGAGCTCTAAAATAATGAGTAAAGATGATGGCAAATCAAAAGGATTTGGTTTTGTTGCATTTGAAAGTACAGAAGCAGCAGAAACTGCAGTTGATGCCTTAAATG gtaaGGAGCTGATAgaaggaaaaattttatatgtcGGAAGGGCTCAAAAGAAAACTGAGCGACAACAAGAATTGAAACGTCGTTTTGAAGCTTTGAAAATGGAGAGACTCAATCGGTACCAGGGTGTAAATCTCTACGTTAAAAACTTGGATGATACTATCGACGATGAACGCCTTCGCAAAGAATTTGCACCATTTGGAACCATAACTTCAGCAAAAGTAATGTTGGAAGAAGGCAGAAGTAAAGGTTTTGGTTTCGTATGCTTCTCCTCTCCAGAAGAAGCTACAAAAGCGGTAACTGAAATGAACGGTAGAATCGTCGGTACCAAACCTTTGTATGTTGCCTTAGCTCAGCGCAAAGAAGATCGTAAAGCCCATTTAACTTCTCAATACATGCAACGTATGGCAAATATGCGAATGCACCAGATGGGTCAATTCATTCAACCGGGAGCGTCCAGCGGTTACTTTGTTCCTACTGTTCCAACCAACCAGCGCTTCTATGGACCAGCACAAATGACTCAAATTCGAGCTAGCCCCAGATGGCCCGCTCAAACACCCATAAGACCAAGTAATCAAGGTGGAGCTTCACCATATACTGGAATGCCTAATACATACAGACCTGCTGCTCGTCCACCAAATCAATCCACAGCAATACGCAACAACATCAACGTACCTAGACCTATCACTGGACAACAACCACCAAGTATGCAAAGCCGTCCGCTTGTTGGGCAAG GCGTTGGAAACACACCTGGCAATCGAACAGCAAACTTCAAGTACACTTCCAGTATAAGAAACCCGCCACAAGGGATAAATCTACAAGGACCATCCACACCTGTGCAAGCTGTACTTATCCAGGGTCAGGAACCACTTACTACCACCATGTTGGCCTCTGCTCCACCACAAGAACAGAAGCAAATGTTGGGGGAGAGATTGTATCCGCTTATTCACACTATGTATTCTGATTTGGCAG GTAAAATAACTGGTATGTTGCTGGAGATTGATAATCCCGAACTGTTACACATGCTGGAACATCAGGAGTTATTGAAGAACAAAGTGGAAGAAGCAGTCGCTGTTTTAGAGGCCCATCAAGCCAAACAAACCACAGCCCCAATTAAAAAAGATTAA